One window of Hymenobacter sp. BRD128 genomic DNA carries:
- a CDS encoding potassium channel family protein, giving the protein MARSSADPNALATGSHAGLAPHPAMRLPKRPRVAQLGVLNFAVVVLSVYVLLALLVSTIFRLPPEVAHLLDLADNTICVFFLLEFSIRFYRAENKLAFLKWGWIDLVASVPQVSWLRAGRTLRLVRLLRILRAFRSTKHLLHHLFRSRVQGTFAAAALVAALMVIFSSIAILQVETRPDSNIKTAEDALWWAYSTITTVGYGDKYPVTGAGRLIAAALMTVGVGLFGTFTGFLASWFVQARQPAPPAPAAPPPGPAPPSYPSQPARTASREYLAAAEAQRLFGRLLRSVSPFALCKILTFVGCRCWG; this is encoded by the coding sequence GTGGCCCGAAGTTCAGCTGACCCAAATGCCCTGGCCACCGGTAGCCACGCCGGCCTAGCCCCGCACCCCGCCATGCGCCTGCCCAAGCGCCCCCGCGTTGCCCAGCTGGGCGTGCTCAACTTTGCCGTGGTCGTGCTGTCGGTATACGTGCTGCTGGCTTTGCTTGTCAGTACCATTTTCCGGCTGCCGCCCGAAGTAGCGCACCTGCTCGACCTGGCCGACAATACCATCTGCGTTTTTTTCCTGCTGGAATTCAGCATTCGGTTTTACCGGGCCGAAAACAAGCTGGCTTTTCTGAAATGGGGCTGGATAGACCTGGTGGCCAGCGTGCCGCAGGTGTCGTGGCTGCGGGCGGGGCGCACGCTGCGGCTGGTGCGGCTGCTGCGCATCCTGCGGGCTTTCCGCTCGACCAAGCACCTGCTGCACCATCTGTTTCGGAGCCGGGTGCAGGGCACTTTCGCGGCGGCGGCGCTGGTGGCAGCGCTCATGGTCATCTTTTCGTCCATCGCCATTTTGCAGGTCGAAACCCGGCCCGACAGCAACATCAAAACGGCCGAGGACGCGCTGTGGTGGGCTTACTCGACCATTACTACCGTCGGCTACGGCGATAAGTACCCCGTAACCGGGGCTGGCCGGCTCATTGCGGCGGCCCTCATGACGGTGGGCGTGGGCTTGTTTGGCACGTTCACCGGCTTCCTGGCCTCGTGGTTTGTGCAGGCCCGCCAGCCCGCGCCCCCGGCACCCGCTGCGCCGCCGCCCGGCCCGGCGCCCCCGAGCTACCCTAGCCAGCCGGCCCGAACCGCTAGCCGTGAATACCTTGCGGCTGCTGAAGCGCAGCGGCTATTTGGTCGGCTCCTTCGTAGCGTCAGCCCGTTTGCACTATGCAAAATTCTTACTTTCGTTGGCTGCCGCTGCTGGGGCTAG
- a CDS encoding M20/M25/M40 family metallo-hydrolase: protein MQNSYFRWLPLLGLALVAGLAVWLVRPPRPAPATAPATGFSAYRAQRDVAVVASQPHPLGTAANAQVRDYLLSRCRELGLTASVQDLSLVLTDPGQLAAARVQNVLARLPGRQPGGPAVLVLAHYDSQPHTPGAGDDGAGVAAMLETIRALRAGPPLAHDVIWLFTDGEEAGWLGARAYAADTARLRREVGVALNFEGRGNAGASLTFEVSPQNGWVMREYARAAPYPISSSLFYEAYRHLPNNTDFTPLRQAGITGLNFAFVDGHPYYHSPADLPGHLDLGSLQHHGSYMLSLVRHFGNIPLTHTKAPDETFFNPLGTWLVRYPATWGLPLTQLTVSLLLLALVLAYQRGRFSWGGLLGGMLAWVGGLALLLLTGWGLLALVAACYPQYSAFYDRASYNALAYQGALLALGLALFAAYYGVLSRFVRPGSLVGGALVVVAGLLGLLQWQAPSSAFLLAWPLLAATLGWGLGLRHPTSPARPLTPGLAVATSLLTLPAVALLVPTTYLLLVIFGLSILSLTALLFLAILLGLLLPLLLPVLSLPAGVGRRPAIGWLLPGLALAEVLAALLMGHLTRQPTAAQPQQTHLFYALDAAHSQAYWLSAAPQPDAWTRRVFTQPQLTPLPALFSQATAPVLHQAAPVLPLAPPPSRCWPIARPPATGGCACCCGPAVPT, encoded by the coding sequence ATGCAAAATTCTTACTTTCGTTGGCTGCCGCTGCTGGGGCTAGCCCTGGTGGCCGGGCTGGCAGTATGGCTGGTGCGGCCGCCGCGCCCGGCACCCGCCACCGCCCCGGCCACCGGGTTTTCGGCCTACCGCGCCCAGCGCGACGTGGCCGTGGTGGCTAGCCAGCCCCACCCGCTGGGCACGGCCGCCAATGCCCAGGTGCGCGACTATTTACTAAGCCGCTGCCGCGAACTGGGCCTGACCGCCAGCGTGCAAGACCTGAGCTTGGTGCTCACTGACCCGGGCCAGCTGGCCGCCGCGCGGGTGCAGAATGTGCTGGCCCGCCTGCCCGGCCGGCAGCCCGGCGGCCCGGCCGTGCTGGTGCTGGCCCACTACGACTCGCAGCCCCACACGCCCGGCGCCGGCGACGACGGCGCCGGCGTGGCTGCCATGCTCGAAACCATCCGGGCGCTGCGCGCCGGGCCGCCCCTGGCCCACGACGTTATCTGGCTTTTCACCGATGGCGAGGAGGCCGGCTGGCTGGGTGCCCGCGCCTACGCGGCCGACACGGCCCGCCTGCGCCGCGAGGTAGGCGTGGCGCTTAATTTTGAGGGCCGGGGCAATGCCGGGGCTAGCCTCACTTTTGAGGTGAGCCCCCAGAATGGCTGGGTAATGCGCGAGTATGCCCGGGCCGCGCCCTACCCCATCTCGTCGTCGCTGTTTTACGAAGCCTACCGGCACTTGCCGAATAACACCGACTTCACGCCCTTGCGCCAGGCCGGGATTACGGGGCTCAATTTTGCCTTCGTCGATGGCCACCCGTACTACCACAGCCCGGCCGACCTGCCCGGCCACCTCGACCTGGGCTCGCTCCAGCACCACGGCTCGTATATGCTGAGCTTGGTGCGGCACTTTGGCAATATTCCCCTCACGCACACCAAGGCGCCCGACGAAACGTTTTTTAACCCGCTGGGCACCTGGCTGGTGCGCTACCCCGCCACCTGGGGCCTGCCGCTAACGCAGCTCACCGTCAGCCTGCTGCTGCTGGCTCTGGTGCTGGCTTATCAGCGTGGTCGTTTCAGCTGGGGCGGGCTACTGGGCGGCATGCTGGCCTGGGTGGGTGGCCTGGCCTTGCTGCTGCTGACCGGCTGGGGCCTATTGGCGCTGGTGGCCGCCTGCTACCCGCAGTACAGCGCCTTCTACGACCGGGCTTCCTACAATGCGCTGGCTTACCAGGGAGCACTACTGGCGCTGGGGCTAGCCCTGTTTGCGGCTTATTACGGGGTGCTGAGCCGCTTTGTGCGGCCCGGCTCGCTGGTAGGCGGGGCACTGGTGGTAGTGGCCGGGCTGCTGGGGCTGTTGCAGTGGCAGGCGCCTTCGTCGGCATTTTTATTGGCGTGGCCGCTGCTGGCGGCTACGCTGGGCTGGGGCCTGGGGCTGCGCCACCCCACCAGCCCCGCCCGCCCGCTCACGCCCGGGCTGGCCGTGGCTACCTCGCTACTGACCTTGCCGGCCGTGGCGCTGCTGGTGCCTACCACCTACCTGCTGCTGGTCATTTTTGGGCTGAGTATACTGTCGCTGACGGCCCTTCTATTCCTGGCGATACTACTGGGGCTGCTGCTGCCCCTCTTGCTGCCGGTGTTGAGCTTACCCGCGGGGGTGGGCCGCCGGCCGGCTATCGGCTGGCTGCTACCCGGCCTGGCGCTGGCCGAGGTGCTGGCCGCACTGCTCATGGGCCACCTCACCCGGCAGCCCACCGCCGCCCAGCCCCAGCAAACACACCTGTTTTATGCCCTCGATGCGGCGCATAGCCAGGCCTACTGGCTCTCGGCCGCGCCCCAGCCCGATGCCTGGACGCGCCGGGTATTCACGCAGCCGCAGCTTACGCCCTTGCCGGCGCTATTCTCGCAGGCCACCGCGCCGGTGCTGCACCAGGCGGCCCCGGTGCTGCCGCTAGCCCCACCACCATCCAGGTGCTGGCCGATAGCCAGGCCGCCGGCCACCGGCGGCTGCGCCTGCTGCTGCGGCCCGGCCGTGCCGACGTGA